The Monomorium pharaonis isolate MP-MQ-018 unplaced genomic scaffold, ASM1337386v2 scaffold_585, whole genome shotgun sequence nucleotide sequence CGGGGCGGCCGTTCGCGAGATACGCTGTTAAGGTTATTGCACCTTAAACGGGTTACGGTCTGGGGAGAAAAAAATGCGAGCAGCACCTCTCGAGCGGCGTCGTAAATTCGCGATTCCGGAAGCCTTCCCGAAATTCGAGACGTGCGCGTTCATTCGTCTCGCATCGTCGCAATTCGTAAACACTGATCGGCCAATCGAACGACTTGTCGATGTGAAAGCAAGCGAATGCGCAACGTCGCCTCGCTCTCTTTACGACGTAGCGATTGTTTGCAAATTTCCTCCGCGGCGTCCCGCGTTAACCGAGCAACGGTCAACGTCGCCgaggagaggggaggggaggaggggttaatcgctttttttttattacgtaatcCTCGGGATCCTCATTATCATTCGTCGTTCCGTTTATCGcctgatattattaatacaatagcCGATCCCGCCGTTCGTATCTACGAGGTGGCGTTTTGACGACCGCTAAATATAGATTGTACGGAGGAGCGAGGTCGCGCTACGAGAAGCTCGGGAAAGCGTCGTCGGCCATGACTGCGTTGTAGCGATGCCGGGGAATGAGAAAAGCGCCGAGACGTCCGCCATGACGTGTTTCACCCGACGCTAAAATTTCCAGACGCCATGCGCAATTACCTCGCGACCGAGAGAGAACCCCGTTCGGCCGGtgatttttttctcgtttgcCGGTTGAATTTTAGCGAGACCCCCGGTGATGGTCGAGAGTTTCCTTGCCGATACGTGAAATCTGTGTAAATTGCAtgcttctatctttttttacaattataactttaataaaagatgggggggaggggggaattAATGGATATTGATTGAGAAATGGGCTGAAGTCGTCCGATTTAATGCTTCTCGCGTGCTCTCGATTTGTTTGCTtcaattatttgcaataagCGCCGAGTCGAATTGGAATCGTCCTTGCGAGATTACGTAAAGGAACGTTAACGACGAAACTCTGAAACAAAAGGACACGATCCTCGTGTTCGGATAACACTAAACGGTTCCTGCCTGCTTTATTACCGCAATTAAACGGCCTTTATTGGCATTCCAGTCAACCGCTCAGAATTTATACGACTGGATTTCCGTTCTggctttatttatcttttggaTTAAATATGCACGGTAAAATAAACAACGacgtaaaataaagaattgctATGTAACGGAGAACGTGTCAAGCTGTGCGGTAATAACAGGCGATGAATAATAAACGACAAAACGTGTGTCGCTCGTCTCGGTCGAGATGCCGCGAAATGATGcatctacattttttttttcaggcatgacattttgtagttttttagttatatttttagttttttttttaatactttgatttttattgtacaaacaTGGGTATTTCGTAACCGATCGATTTCTGTCTATGGaagtttttagtttttaaaataaagtacagATATTTATTGCAGAAATTCTAAAGTtggttattaatttttaaaatattttttaaatgaaattgtgATCGGAATCGAGATACTCATATTTGTATCGATAAGATAGTTTTTGTATATTGTGTTGTTAAACATACATAGATAACATGCCGTTACTcatatttatagaaaagtaaacacataaagaaatataagtaCAAGAgtgttaaaactaaaaatatatttatcttgaagtcttttaaaaaatattgtctttaGGAAATAATCTTCCACAAATTAATCTGAGTCGAGGTAAAATCAGAAAGCCTCTTACATTGGTCACGTAATTGACTTTTTATAAAGAGGCTTTTTATCGATtcgttgtttttttaaattataattactaattattctATTGAAGAGTTTTTGTAGAACCAGTAACGTCAATCTAACTTCAGACTGTGTTActagaaagaattttttattgatactgtgatattctctttctctctcgcaaaTACACGACGATTGATTAGTAGCCTTCTGCTTTTCGTAGCGGAATAAAATTTCGTagcgaaaaataatagatacgTAAACGTGATTGGAgatcttattttattgcaatttgtcaaatatacataaagttaAACATGTAAACGCAGataaaatttggaaataaaaaataaaaatctagcGTTACGTGACATCTGTACGTACATCAAtagtgaattttaaaaaattgcttcgAATTTCTGTAAATTGCGACATTTATGATTGAGATAAAAttgaggggggagggagaggactTTTTGTATCGCGATGAAATACGGAATTGGAAATCAATACGTGTCGACGATGTTGAGATAGGTCCGAAATTCTCTTCGACtattttcgagatatatccgCGACCCGGGTAcaacgggagagagagagagatagagagagataaTTCGTCCTGAGGATTCTCGCAGAGAACGCGAATTCCATCGCGATTGTCGGGCGCCGCCGCTTTCTCGCGGGGAGCCGTTGAAAAATGAAGCCGCGCGCGACCATCTTGACGCGGCCGATCGCAATTCGGCCTCGGCGGCGTCGGTGCTATTCTCAATCACGTCGCAGTAGCGAATTTCCGTGCGCCGCGCATGCGCGCGCCGTTTTCCTGTTTTTCTTTCCTCCTTGCTCCGGGACGCGTCCCGCTCACTCGGGACGCCGCCGCGCGCTCTCGGCTCGTGATACGCCTGCGCCCCCCGGCGGCGGTGTACGACGGCCGCGGCCGAGAGGCGTTGAGCTGCGCCATTGTTGAAGAGGGCAGCGCACGAGGCGGACGCCGGGGGCCTGGACGCTCTAACGCTGTTTTATTCACCGACTCCATTACTGTGATATTAGATTGTTTTATATCTCCGTTATTAGGTGAGTGAGCGATCGTGCACGAAACGTGTATACGCGTCCGCGAACGACGTGGGAGGGAAGGGATCGAAACGCGACGAGAAAAcgcgatcgggcgagacaTGGCGCGGCGGCGGGCGGGTCCGTGTTGAGAGAGATGGCGAGTGCTTCTTCGAGCCCGCGAGGCGCGTATCTCGCGATCCCGCGCGACCTCGTTGCCGTTCGTTCGCAAGTGCGCAGAGTGCTATTTTCCCGGGTTCGTCTAGTGGCGTAGCGTTTGTGATTTCAACTTGCCATTGTCCAGACGCGACGCACACACTCGAGCGCGCGGGGGCGGAGGTGGCCggaagggggaaggggggggagagggagtcAGAGCGGGTTTGCGCCGTCCGTCCGTCGATCGATCGCCCGTGTGGTTTTCCGCCGCCGAGCTTTCCACCCGTCGCCATTTTGTCCCGGGCCCGACCTCGCCGACCGCCATGTTGCGTTCCACGTCTCCGCTCTCCGACGATTTCCAGCGCGGCGacgaaaggggggggggggaggtggGCACGACTCGCGTCGCCGCAAAACGGTTCCTCTCCTCGTTCCGCTTCCCCTCCTCACCACGAATTTTTTCTCACGTCTCTGCGTATCTCGACTTGCGCttcgcgagcgcgcgcgcgcgcgcgcggtagGCGATCGGGAAAAATAATCTATCAACAATTTGTTTTTGCCCTGCTTGATACGTGAactcgcgcgcacgcacacgcccGCCTGACGTAACGcgcgctctctcgctctctctcgcgcgcgcgcgagataacaatataaatagattACGCAATCGTACGTGTTCGCGCAGGTAGGGGAACggctcttttctttttatctttattctttttttaatactcgTGTCTCGCGCAGCATCGCGACTGCGTCGTCCGGTAACCCTCACCATCACCTCTCTCCCCTCCTGTTCTAACGGTCTCTACCTACGTCGCGAGCGGCGTGATCgattttctgtatttattgCGCGTCGCTAATGTAAATCGCGCCGTGACGGTTGGACCCGGTTTTGCTCTCCCGGCGGCGATGATGACGCGACGTAAATTGCCTGTGGGAACGACGTCACGATGAAAATACGCGAATCGATAACGGATCGTCACTCGTAGACAATTGGCGAGCTCCTTGGAATCTTGGCAGCTATCGCGTTTcgatagtatttttttcttttttcctcgaTATATTCCGTCTCTGATCGAACTGATATTAGCTGCGTGCAACATTTCTTTATCGATCTTCCGTTCCTGTCAATTTTAGCGTAGcatagagaaaaagaaaatcggTTTTGCGCGAGAAAGGGAGGATTCGGGTGATCTCGGAGAGAGGAAAATCCGGACGGTAGCTGTGGCACCCGCAGCAGCCGCCCCTGAGTCCCAGGGGCCTCCGCGGTTGTTGCGCAAGCGGTGCGCGCAGCCCGGACGTCGCGGTTGCGCGTGCGCGGTGCTTGCGCGTCCTCCTGCATCATCCCCACCAGGCAACCCATTACCGTTACCAGACACGCACAAAGGAAAAGGCCAGAAGAGCGATCCGGCCGCGACGCATCGCTCGCCACGGCCATTTTGGAAGCTTCGGCGCTTCGCTGCGGAGCTTTCGCCTCCGTCGTTCTCCCGCGAGGGCCGCGTGCGAacagggagaaaaaaaaggagggaCGCCGCTGGGACTGTAGTCGGTTCGGTACGAAAGTCGTGAGAGACGTACTTTCGCGGGTACGTCGTTCGGCCCGATGTGCGCGATAATAATCGGTCGCGGGAGGACGAGATAGCGTCGGGTCAGTCGATCGATAGCACGGTAAGGAGAGACCGGCGGGagatagagaaagatagaggACGGCGGCGTCTCTGTGTCGGCAGGTTCCGCACTCGTACGTTCATCCGGTTTTCTCGTCCGTTTTCGTCATCGGCGAGCTCTCGAGCGCGTATAGTTAACCACGCCTGTCTTCTTTTGCCTGTGCAGAAACGAGGAAACGAACGCCAGAACTACCATGGAGGACGACCAGCAGTTCTGTCTCAGGTGGAACAACCACCAAAGTACGCTCATACAAAACTTCGACACACTCCTCGAAAGCGGGACGCTGGTCGACTGCACCCTGGCGGCGGAGGGGAAGACTCTCAAGGCCCATAAAGTAGTCCTCTCCGCGTGCAGCCCATACTTTGAGGTAagcaaaatgttttatttctcgttACTTAATCCTACAGACTATCTCCCGACTTATTGTTCAGAGGTACTTTgaagtaacttttttttttaaacaccaGCTAAGAATCGTTATCCTGTTTCCAGTATAATTTTTCCGAACTCAAATGTAATGTGGCAAAaatctgttatttttataataatcgtagaatattacttatatttaaaagatttgacTTGGTTGCGATAGTTCAAACAAACAGTAATGTTGCAGAGTTGATAATcgcgttttattatttatcaaatataaattaatgaaaatacgagttaaaattaaaagaattttgatcTAGGaccataattataaatgtaacaagTTATAATTGCGGCGAAGTTTTTCCCCCTTGCTTCTTTGTCCAGTTGGCTCAGTCGGGTTAGATCAATACGAAACGCATTGGGAGGGAGTGAGATAGATTGTTGAGAAGTAAGGGGGAataggagggaggggggatcTCAAGTTGAAACAAGATGGCCGTGCTTGTTGAACGTTGCCTGGGCAGGAGAGTGTAGGAGGTGCGGTGGGGGAGAGTGGGGAGCAAAAGCCTGAAGCCCCCTCCAAGGTCCTCTTGATCAATACAAGGAAAGCAAGATGGCTGATTTCCAGGGCACTTGCCCTGGGATTTTACACCCTAATATGGGTGGGGATGCAGAGCGGCTGTTGCAGTAATTGAATGCTGCtctatgaaaattaataatatgcttGAATTGTATATGCGTGTGCGTCTTAGTTCGTCCCAGATGTGGCACTTTGCATTCTTAGCTACGGTATAGAATATTGAGAGAAAGATTCATATCattgaataaatacttttgcaTATAACTCGttcatgaataaaatttaaactgttGCATTTATATAGTTGTTTTAGCACAtttgtgtattattataatgcgTATAAAGTAAATGTTACAAATGCATTGGAGTAACACAAATAAAGAtgtttaatttagaaaaagggggaaataaattattacatatgtacGTACAGCTATTATTGTGACTGCTTGTTTGAAAAGACGGTGTTTTCAATTTACAGTGCCTCCTCAGCGAACACTATGACAAGCATCCAGTCTTCATACTCAAAGATGTTAAATTCAAAGAACTTAAGGCAATGATGGACTATATGTACAGAGGGGAAGTAAACATTTCCCAAGACCAATTGGCAGCACTCCTCAAAGCCGCCGAGTCTCTGCAAATTAAGGGCCTTTCGGAAAGTAAAACCGCTGGTAGTAGTAAGACAGAGTCCAGGCCACAGAAAACAGTTTCACAACCTACAGCACCGTCGTTAGACATTCCACACGCGTCTTCCGGTCTGACGATAGAAAAGAACAAAGTTCCTAGGCAGAGTTTGGCGCAAAGTTCCGTGGGGGATATACCAGAGGATAGCGCTAGTCCTCAGGTATCGAAGGGTCTCTCCTCGAGGTAAGTTGAGAAAGAACGATCCTATTACGTTTTAACTTGAGCGTGGTCCATTTATCAGAAACATGctaactaataattattttgctcctACAGGGAAGGTTCACAAAGTCCAACAtccagaaaaagaaaaaggccTCGAAGAAGAAGTTTAACTGAAGATCCAATAGAAAACCAGGATGCATCGAATTCCAGTGATATGCCTCAGCAAATGGGTGTACCGGCGCTTGGTATCGCGCCAGTGGCAGACGAAAAAGTACACGCAGATCCAACAGACTCTCTCGGCAGGTCAGCTTTAATGACGCAGTTGACGAAACCCGCCGACGAGATGTTACAGGTAAAATGCGTTCGACGAatgctttaatttttcttgcattTGCCAACGTATAAGTAGAGGCATGTCGCCAAAATGCGCTGTTTCCTTCGCTTCGTTGGTAAAGAAAGATCGTTCTTTATCCTACTGCCTTGGTTCTATCTTTTCATTACCCTAGCAGTCTGGAAACGGTTCGAGACAAATTTCTGTCCTGCAAATTACTCCCTTTTTTTGTAAGTGATATTTCTaacatgttttaatatattacagctGCCACTAGAAAAACCCGAGCCAAACGATAATCTCATCGAGCCAAAGTCTGAATACCTAGAGGACCCTGAAGAGGGCGTCGAAGACCTGACGCTGGATGAAGATATGAACGATCTTAATGACATGGAACAGGACAACAATCGGGCTGGCCCGTCCCATGACCCCGCCCAACACCCCGGTAAGTTgcaatcattatttattatgattttttttgttttatcgtAGCGAAACGCAGGGTTTATTTCTCAGTTAGAGGCAATGCGAATTctataatattgcatttgaaCTTGCGCATCGCTGAGCAGCGTTCCGCATGTAAGAATATGCAGAGTATGCATAGAacgaaaaaattgcattttgcaaataaaattccatGCTCTGGAAAGAGTCGACGACAGCAGCGAATCTTCGAtccaaaaagtttatttggatCGAAGCGGAGCTTGACGTCTTGCACGATTGGACAGTGATTCTTGAACGGGAGTCGTGGTATTGCCGGGTCGCGATAATCGGTTGTTTCCTTCCACTTGATCGTAAATAGGAACGGCTCGTTTATTGAACGAATTGATAGTTTTGGTGTCGCGAAGTCGTTTCgttgttttgtttattatcTGTTAAAACACGGGACGTGTAACAAATTGGCCGACACTAGCTTGGGTTTCCTCGTTGCAGGTGGGGGGGCGGGAGCGCGGTCTCGGTCGAGAGGGAATTTGGGTAGTGGTGACGGtaatggtggtggtggcggtggtgcCCCATGGGCCTCCCATTTCCTCGAATGTAAAAAAGTGCCAAACATGAGGCGGCCGCGCCCGGACGTTGACGTAGGCGCGTTGCTTAAATCACTGGCGAACAAGCAGGGCAGAAAGTATAGCTTAGACTCGGTTAAAATGTCCCTGGAAGCGATATTGCAACAGGGGGTTAGCACCACTCAGGCGTCCGAGATGTACGGCATTAATCGCTCAACGCTGCAgttctatttgaaaaaattgaacgtCGTCAGGAGGAGATGGAGACAGCAACCTTCTAGTACCCCGATCCAGCCTAGACAGACTTAGTGTACTCGTGTGGAAACACGCGAATATATGTAGTGTTCCATGCACCGCTCTTTTAATCGTTGAGCTCGATCAACGACGGtcgttaatattaacaattactatatatatatatatatatatacatggagttATGTTTGGAATAGAGCCTGATTTGAGTTACTGTTCTTAGATCATTCACCTAGAGATTGAACTACGGTTCTTGTAACATACACATTGCcaaagaaatatgtttttgtttgTACTTCGACGTTACATTTACCTGGGAATCGAAACTCCAACAAGAATCACTTCCGAACTAGTcgtttaatgataatttaatgatatacaCGTTCGAATTCGAAGCATGACGAGTTGATGTACAAAGTActtaaacttgaaaaaatagtcTGAATCTATCAGTATTATTTGTCTATTTCTTAAGTGTTACACGTGTAGACTATTTAAGgctaaattgtttaaaacttGTGTGAAACTGTtccgtatgtatgtatgtgcgaATGTGTGCGTGCATGGCGATCTGCGGGGCGGATGTGTTATGGTAATTCCACGTAACTTGCCAAATATTACTTGCTGTAACGAGCCA carries:
- the LOC105840164 gene encoding longitudinals lacking protein isoform X2 (The sequence of the model RefSeq protein was modified relative to this genomic sequence to represent the inferred CDS: added 323 bases not found in genome assembly) codes for the protein MEDDQQFCLRWNNHQSTLIQNFDTLLESGTLVDCTLAAEGKTLKAHKVVLSACSPYFECLLSEHYDKHPVFILKDVKFKELKAMMDYMYRGEVNISQDQLAALLKAAESLQIKGLSESKTAGSSKTESRPQKTVSQPTAPSLDIPHASSGLTIEKNKVPRQSLAQSSVGDIPEDSASPQVSKGLSSREGSQSPTSRKRKRPRRRSLTEDPIENQDASNSSDMPQQMGVPALGIAPVADEKVHADPTDSLGRSALMTQLTKPADEMLQLPLEKPEPNDNLIEPKSEYLEDPEEGVEDLTLDEDMNDLNDMEQDNNRAGPSHDPAQHPGLGSWHVTGDRSNAGGVVGSVVAGAPGTTDEVFLQAQEAAQAHRDSQGMIAWQSIHQYHQNQMTSQHKILHNSNYANPKISQLKFPSYLDKKPGFFECPNCGKYYRWLRNMRSHLKIECGKDPKECCPFCPHRTKYKSSLHKHIQRMHPENNFA
- the LOC105840164 gene encoding longitudinals lacking protein isoform X1 (The sequence of the model RefSeq protein was modified relative to this genomic sequence to represent the inferred CDS: added 323 bases not found in genome assembly) produces the protein MEDDQQFCLRWNNHQSTLIQNFDTLLESGTLVDCTLAAEGKTLKAHKVVLSACSPYFECLLSEHYDKHPVFILKDVKFKELKAMMDYMYRGEVNISQDQLAALLKAAESLQIKGLSESKTAGSSKTESRPQKTVSQPTAPSLDIPHASSGLTIEKNKVPRQSLAQSSVGDIPEDSASPQVSKGLSSREGSQSPTSRKRKRPRRRSLTEDPIENQDASNSSDMPQQMGVPALGIAPVADEKVHADPTDSLGRSALMTQLTKPADEMLQLPLEKPEPNDNLIEPKSEYLEDPEEGVEDLTLDEDMNDLNDMEQDNNRAGPSHDPAQHPAGLGSWHVTGDRSNAGGVVGSVVAGAPGTTDEVFLQAQEAAQAHRDSQGMIAWQSIHQYHQNQMTSQHKILHNSNYANPKISQLKFPSYLDKKPGFFECPNCGKYYRWLRNMRSHLKIECGKDPKECCPFCPHRTKYKSSLHKHIQRMHPENNFA